A window from Aerococcus sp. Group 1 encodes these proteins:
- a CDS encoding HAD family phosphatase, whose product MQAVLFDMDGVLVDSEYTYLETKTQMLRDRGIDKDESYQYQFMGTTHEHMWQVMKDECQLPESVTFYIQEMNQRRHEMIARDGVKAIKGVVDFVKALHGAGIPLAVASSSPRAEIEQFMEELGLDGCFQVYVSGEEVDHSKPAPDIFIEAARQLGVSPKACIVFEDTKNGSLSAHRAGAYTIGFENPDYPSQDLSAADEIISDFSKINLADFLKDFEQK is encoded by the coding sequence ATGCAGGCAGTACTATTTGATATGGATGGGGTCCTGGTTGACTCCGAATATACCTACCTAGAAACCAAGACGCAAATGCTCCGCGACAGGGGGATTGATAAAGATGAAAGTTACCAATATCAATTTATGGGAACCACTCATGAACACATGTGGCAAGTGATGAAAGACGAATGCCAATTACCCGAGAGTGTGACTTTTTACATCCAAGAAATGAATCAAAGACGTCATGAAATGATTGCTCGTGATGGGGTCAAAGCGATAAAGGGTGTAGTCGACTTTGTCAAAGCCTTGCATGGAGCGGGTATTCCCCTAGCTGTGGCCTCTTCTTCGCCGCGGGCCGAAATCGAACAATTTATGGAAGAATTGGGCCTGGATGGTTGTTTTCAGGTCTATGTGAGCGGGGAAGAAGTCGACCATTCTAAGCCGGCTCCCGATATTTTTATCGAAGCAGCTCGCCAACTTGGGGTTTCACCCAAAGCCTGCATCGTTTTTGAAGATACTAAAAATGGTAGCCTGTCCGCCCACCGTGCCGGCGCCTATACCATTGGCTTTGAAAATCCTGACTATCCTAGCCAAGATTTATCCGCTGCAGACGAAATTATTTCTGATTTTTCTAAAATAAATTTAGCTGACTTTCTCAAAGACTTTGAACAAAAGTAA
- a CDS encoding MerR family transcriptional regulator has product MAEKQLRRSRAVFPIGTVMKLTDLTARQIRYYEEQKLIAPHRTDTNRRMYSLNDVDRLLDIKDYLDDGYSIQMIYKIYNEPKDVTHESKQLTEDDVRRILYNEFLAAGGFDNAPGEKPRF; this is encoded by the coding sequence ATGGCAGAGAAACAATTACGGCGGTCACGGGCGGTCTTTCCGATCGGGACAGTGATGAAGTTAACCGATCTCACCGCGCGTCAAATTCGTTATTATGAGGAGCAAAAATTAATTGCCCCCCACCGCACCGACACCAATCGGCGGATGTATTCCTTGAATGATGTGGACCGTTTACTGGATATTAAGGATTATCTCGATGATGGTTATAGTATCCAGATGATTTATAAAATTTATAATGAACCTAAGGACGTGACCCATGAAAGTAAGCAATTAACTGAGGACGATGTCCGTCGTATTCTTTATAATGAGTTTCTCGCCGCCGGGGGCTTTGATAACGCCCCAGGAGAGAAACCCCGTTTTTAA
- a CDS encoding copper-translocating P-type ATPase, whose amino-acid sequence MATACLNACPHACRQGGACTCQQASCGSHEKVAASQSQEVGCHSQRADHESHETSHADHHDHSDHAGHGGHHMGMMDDMKQRFWVVLVLTIPIAVLSPMLMMIFNYSITFPGQGWIEFILGTIVFFYGGKPFLEHGWMEIQNRQPGMMLLITLGIVSSYLYSVMTTFFLDASMNYYFELATLILIMLLGHVIEMKSQMRANDDLESLANLLPNEASRITADGDIEVVPIDQLQVDDLVLVRPGEKVAVDGIITSGRSSLDEAVITGESVPVAKSDGDEVIAGTINGDGALQVRVAKAGENSYVQQVLDLVKGAQAQKSKAQSLADRVAAWLFYIAFGVGILALIIWWNITTAATAIQFMVSTFVIACPHALGLAIPLVNAKSTSLAARSGLLVQNRIPFEQAYQVDTVVFDKTGTLTKGEFAVDGVYPIADASEDQILALAASLEQQSEHPIAKGIVKAAQEKSLALEEVTDYQNHSGAGLEGKIDGNLVQILSPKATREAGYDYDQSQLETITSQAKTVVFVIQTDQVIGAIAVSDQVRPEAKQVIQVLHDQGIEAVMLTGDNDQVAQAVAKEIGLDQVFSQVLPDQKSAAIQSLQNQGKAVMMVGDGVNDAPALAQAQVGVAIGAGTDVAMDSADIILVESQLKDVLNSLSLSQATNSKIKQNLAWGAGYNIFAIPLAAGLLAPIGITLGPALSGILMSLSTVICAVNAQSLNFEKYE is encoded by the coding sequence ATGGCAACAGCTTGTTTAAATGCTTGTCCGCATGCTTGCCGGCAAGGGGGCGCTTGCACCTGTCAACAAGCCTCCTGTGGTAGCCATGAAAAAGTAGCGGCTAGTCAAAGTCAAGAGGTTGGCTGCCATAGTCAAAGGGCTGATCATGAAAGCCATGAGACTAGTCACGCAGACCACCACGACCATAGTGACCACGCAGGCCATGGCGGCCACCACATGGGCATGATGGACGATATGAAGCAACGGTTCTGGGTGGTCCTGGTACTCACTATCCCCATTGCGGTCTTATCGCCTATGTTGATGATGATCTTTAACTATTCCATTACTTTTCCCGGCCAAGGCTGGATTGAATTTATCTTAGGGACCATCGTCTTCTTCTATGGGGGGAAACCTTTCCTAGAGCACGGCTGGATGGAAATCCAAAATAGACAGCCGGGCATGATGCTCTTAATTACCTTAGGGATTGTGTCTTCCTATTTATACAGTGTGATGACCACCTTTTTCCTTGATGCCAGCATGAATTATTACTTTGAACTGGCGACCCTGATTCTCATCATGCTCTTAGGCCATGTGATTGAAATGAAGTCACAAATGCGGGCCAATGATGACTTGGAATCCCTAGCCAACCTCCTCCCTAATGAAGCCAGTCGGATTACGGCGGATGGGGACATTGAAGTGGTTCCAATCGACCAATTACAAGTCGATGACTTAGTCCTAGTCCGTCCGGGAGAAAAGGTTGCCGTTGATGGGATCATTACAAGTGGTCGGTCTAGTTTAGATGAAGCGGTCATTACCGGGGAATCCGTTCCCGTAGCTAAGTCAGATGGGGATGAAGTGATTGCCGGAACCATTAATGGCGATGGGGCTCTTCAAGTCCGGGTAGCAAAAGCCGGTGAGAATTCCTATGTCCAACAAGTCCTTGACCTGGTTAAAGGGGCCCAAGCCCAAAAATCCAAGGCCCAAAGCTTGGCCGACCGGGTAGCGGCCTGGCTCTTCTACATTGCCTTTGGGGTCGGGATCTTAGCCTTAATCATTTGGTGGAATATCACCACGGCAGCAACCGCTATTCAATTTATGGTTTCCACCTTCGTGATTGCCTGTCCCCATGCCCTGGGACTAGCTATTCCCTTGGTGAATGCCAAGTCCACCTCCCTAGCTGCTCGTTCAGGCCTCCTGGTCCAAAATCGGATTCCCTTTGAACAGGCCTACCAAGTGGATACGGTGGTTTTCGATAAGACCGGGACCTTGACCAAGGGGGAATTTGCTGTCGACGGGGTTTACCCAATCGCCGATGCTAGTGAAGACCAAATCCTCGCCCTGGCGGCTAGTCTGGAACAACAATCTGAACACCCCATTGCCAAGGGAATTGTCAAAGCCGCCCAAGAAAAATCACTAGCCCTAGAAGAAGTGACCGACTACCAAAACCACAGTGGCGCCGGTCTAGAAGGTAAAATTGACGGTAACTTAGTTCAAATCTTAAGTCCTAAAGCCACCCGTGAAGCGGGTTATGACTATGACCAAAGTCAATTGGAAACCATTACCAGTCAAGCCAAGACGGTGGTCTTTGTCATCCAGACTGACCAAGTCATTGGTGCCATCGCTGTCTCTGACCAAGTTCGTCCGGAAGCCAAGCAAGTGATCCAAGTCCTCCATGACCAAGGCATTGAAGCCGTGATGTTGACCGGGGACAACGACCAAGTGGCCCAAGCGGTAGCTAAGGAAATCGGCTTAGACCAAGTCTTTAGCCAAGTCCTCCCCGATCAAAAATCAGCCGCTATCCAAAGCCTGCAAAATCAAGGCAAAGCGGTCATGATGGTAGGAGACGGGGTCAATGATGCCCCTGCCTTAGCCCAAGCCCAAGTCGGCGTTGCTATCGGTGCCGGAACCGATGTGGCCATGGACTCGGCTGATATTATCCTGGTGGAAAGTCAGTTGAAGGATGTCTTGAACAGTTTAAGTCTGTCTCAAGCTACCAATTCTAAGATCAAGCAAAACCTGGCCTGGGGAGCGGGTTACAATATCTTCGCTATCCCCCTAGCTGCTGGGTTACTGGCACCAATTGGTATTACCTTAGGGCCTGCCCTATCAGGAATCCTCATGTCACTTTCGACAGTGATCTGTGCCGTCAACGCCCAAAGCTTGAACTTTGAAAAATACGAATAA
- a CDS encoding HAD family hydrolase, whose product MIQAVGWDLDDTLYDRNLPYLAVYQYMEENVVETGIDFDTFNYFYQMNSDIEFRRYTDGRASVDQYRNNRVLMTYAQFGYTIKKKDAILFNQKYEEAKEGIVLRPGAKACLDLLRDAGVQKFLLTNGPAQQAHKIDLLGLEDYFGEENTFISSQLGTAKPALEIFQKVEERLDLNPATSLYIGDNYEADMLGASNAGWQGLFLNVHHKEAADIDEQFVTCQDMEEVYDFFSQAEFN is encoded by the coding sequence TTGATTCAAGCAGTTGGCTGGGATTTGGATGATACTTTATATGACCGTAATTTACCCTATTTAGCCGTTTACCAGTATATGGAAGAAAACGTGGTGGAGACTGGGATTGATTTTGACACCTTTAACTATTTCTATCAAATGAATAGTGACATTGAATTTCGTCGTTATACGGACGGCCGGGCTTCGGTGGACCAATATCGTAATAACCGGGTCTTGATGACTTATGCTCAGTTTGGTTACACCATTAAGAAGAAGGATGCCATCCTCTTTAATCAAAAATACGAAGAAGCCAAGGAAGGTATCGTCTTACGTCCAGGGGCCAAAGCGTGCTTAGACCTTTTACGAGACGCGGGCGTGCAAAAGTTTCTTTTGACCAACGGACCGGCCCAACAAGCCCATAAGATTGACTTATTAGGTCTAGAAGACTATTTTGGTGAGGAGAATACCTTCATCTCCAGTCAGTTAGGAACCGCTAAACCGGCATTGGAAATTTTCCAAAAGGTAGAAGAGCGTTTAGATTTAAATCCAGCCACTAGCCTTTATATTGGCGATAATTATGAAGCCGATATGTTAGGGGCTTCCAATGCCGGCTGGCAGGGACTGTTTTTAAATGTTCACCACAAGGAAGCAGCCGATATTGATGAGCAGTTTGTGACTTGTCAGGACATGGAAGAGGTCTATGACTTTTTCAGTCAAGCAGAATTCAATTAA
- a CDS encoding MalY/PatB family protein, with product MNKADLIVDRRGTQTTKWGQLENAFGDSDLIPLWIADMDFATAPEIKQVLHDYVEQNQYGYAPVRPEYYQAIIDWTKKHFDYDTEKDWYFYTPGVCTGIAYVLVALLDEGDKVLIQNPVYNPFRTVVEEANRKLVMQDLLGDDDSGYRIDFEALEKAFKEDDIKALLFCSPQNPTGRVWTEEELKQVVALCKQYDVLLISDEIHRDFVWQGHHHIAIDKLAQDQDFDRVITLTAGSKTFNLAQFSHSLMIVRDPDLRAQIQAFYDKLHLNNPGSPAGYLALEAAYRHGEDWLKAIKEIIYQNYQNLRNTLTEALPEIKVADLEATYLMWIDLGAYVPSQDLHHVVQDKAKLAVNYGQTYWPTKADDTHIRINLGTDPALIEAAGKNLVQAIKDYQKEN from the coding sequence ATGAATAAAGCAGATTTAATTGTAGATAGAAGAGGGACTCAAACCACCAAGTGGGGTCAGTTAGAGAACGCCTTTGGAGATAGCGACCTGATTCCTTTGTGGATTGCCGACATGGACTTTGCGACCGCACCAGAAATTAAGCAAGTCCTCCACGACTATGTCGAACAAAACCAATACGGCTATGCCCCTGTGCGGCCGGAATACTACCAAGCCATTATTGACTGGACTAAGAAGCACTTCGACTATGACACCGAAAAAGACTGGTATTTCTATACTCCTGGGGTCTGTACCGGGATTGCCTATGTCTTAGTGGCCCTCTTAGATGAAGGCGACAAGGTCCTAATTCAAAATCCGGTCTATAATCCCTTCCGTACCGTGGTTGAAGAAGCCAACCGCAAACTGGTCATGCAAGACCTCCTCGGTGACGACGACAGTGGCTATCGGATTGATTTTGAAGCCCTGGAAAAAGCCTTCAAGGAAGACGATATCAAGGCCCTACTCTTCTGTTCCCCGCAAAATCCAACTGGCCGGGTCTGGACGGAGGAAGAACTCAAGCAAGTGGTCGCCCTCTGTAAGCAATATGATGTCTTATTGATTTCTGATGAAATCCACCGCGACTTTGTCTGGCAAGGTCACCATCACATCGCCATTGATAAATTAGCCCAAGACCAAGACTTTGACCGAGTGATTACCTTGACGGCGGGTTCTAAGACCTTTAACTTGGCTCAATTCAGCCATTCCTTAATGATTGTCCGGGACCCTGACTTACGGGCACAAATCCAAGCCTTCTACGATAAGTTACACTTAAACAATCCAGGGTCACCTGCCGGCTATCTGGCACTAGAAGCAGCCTACCGTCACGGAGAAGACTGGCTTAAAGCCATCAAGGAGATCATTTACCAAAACTACCAAAACCTGCGTAACACCCTGACTGAGGCCCTGCCTGAGATCAAGGTGGCAGACTTAGAAGCCACTTACCTGATGTGGATTGACCTGGGGGCCTATGTGCCAAGTCAAGACTTACACCATGTGGTTCAAGATAAGGCCAAACTAGCAGTTAACTATGGGCAAACTTATTGGCCCACCAAAGCTGATGATACTCACATCCGGATTAATCTGGGGACCGATCCGGCCCTCATTGAAGCAGCTGGCAAGAACTTAGTTCAAGCCATTAAAGACTATCAAAAGGAAAATTAA
- the rpiA gene encoding ribose-5-phosphate isomerase RpiA yields MDNKELVGRQAAYLVEDHTVVGLGTGSTAWYFIDELGKRVQEEGLSLKAVSSSIKSIDQAKALGIEVLPIDQVQAVDLTIDGVDEFTDDFDGIKGGGGALLEEKIVATYSKRIIWVAEERKHVKKLGAFPLAVEVIKNGHQHLFKHFEDKGYQPTMRKTENGDLFHTDNDNYIIDLHLEVIEDPKALADELIHLVGVVEHGLFLGMTEDVLLAQDGEVYFASGRDFPKQH; encoded by the coding sequence ATGGATAATAAAGAATTAGTTGGTCGTCAAGCCGCTTACTTAGTGGAAGATCATACCGTTGTGGGACTTGGTACCGGGTCAACGGCCTGGTACTTTATCGATGAATTAGGTAAACGGGTTCAAGAGGAAGGCCTAAGCTTGAAGGCGGTCTCTTCTTCCATCAAATCGATCGACCAAGCCAAGGCCTTGGGGATTGAGGTCTTGCCGATTGACCAGGTCCAAGCGGTCGACTTAACCATTGATGGGGTGGATGAATTTACCGATGATTTTGATGGCATTAAAGGTGGCGGCGGCGCCCTCTTAGAAGAAAAGATCGTGGCTACTTACAGTAAACGGATTATCTGGGTGGCAGAAGAACGCAAACATGTCAAAAAATTAGGCGCCTTTCCCCTAGCGGTCGAAGTGATTAAAAACGGTCACCAACACCTCTTCAAGCACTTTGAAGACAAGGGTTACCAACCTACTATGCGGAAAACGGAAAATGGTGACCTCTTCCATACCGATAATGATAACTATATTATTGACCTCCATCTAGAAGTGATCGAGGATCCTAAAGCCCTAGCAGATGAATTGATTCATTTAGTCGGTGTGGTGGAACACGGGCTCTTCTTAGGCATGACGGAAGATGTTTTACTGGCCCAAGACGGTGAAGTTTACTTTGCATCGGGACGCGACTTCCCCAAACAACACTAG
- the tkt gene encoding transketolase, translating to MFNQTDELAVNAVRMLSIDMINKANSGHPGLPMGVAPMAYALWAEHMVQNPSDPHWTNRDRFVLSAGHGSALLYSLLHLSGYQVTMDDIKQFRQLNSKTPGHPEVHFTEGVEATTGPLGQGFANAVGMAMAEAHDAAIYNQGDYKIVDHYTYALCGDGDLMEGISHEAASLAGHLQLGKLIVFYDSNDISLDGPTDKAFTEDNKGRFEAYGWQHILVEDGRDLEAISKAVEAAKAETNKPTLIQVKTVIGYGSENEGTSATHGNPIGEEDRAHAAQVYGWNHEAFDIPQEVYNRFQERVADRGAQAQADWQEEFKAYEADYADLAAQYQRAYAGELPADWADCLPSYDVNDEAMASRKTSQKAIQAIAQTLPEFWGGSADLKSSNNTYIDADSDFEAGNYAGRNIWYGVREFGMGAAMNGIRLHGGSIPYAGTFFVFSDYLRAAMRVAALSHLPSTFVFTHDSIAVGEDGPTHEPIEQLAAFRAMPNINTIRPADGNEVSAAWKLAIEAKDTPTVLALSRQNLPVLKGTADKAMEGVARGAYVLSDAQGDTPDGILIATGSEVNLALEAQAELAKDGIDVRVVSMPCQELFDQEDQAYKESVLPSEVKNRMAIEMAATFGWERYVGDQGVVLGLDRYGQSGKGGQVMEALGFNLDNVVKTYKNAF from the coding sequence ATGTTTAATCAAACAGATGAACTCGCTGTGAATGCAGTGCGTATGTTAAGTATTGATATGATTAACAAGGCTAATTCCGGTCACCCAGGCCTACCTATGGGTGTAGCACCTATGGCCTATGCATTATGGGCAGAACACATGGTGCAAAACCCAAGTGATCCCCACTGGACCAACCGGGACCGCTTTGTCTTATCAGCGGGGCATGGGTCTGCCTTACTCTATAGCTTATTACACCTATCTGGTTACCAAGTGACCATGGATGATATTAAACAATTCCGTCAATTAAATTCCAAGACTCCTGGTCACCCCGAAGTCCACTTTACCGAAGGGGTCGAAGCGACCACTGGTCCATTAGGCCAAGGTTTTGCTAATGCAGTAGGGATGGCTATGGCAGAAGCCCATGACGCTGCTATCTATAACCAAGGTGACTATAAGATCGTTGACCATTACACCTATGCCCTCTGTGGGGACGGGGACTTGATGGAAGGTATTTCCCATGAAGCGGCTTCCCTAGCTGGCCACCTCCAATTAGGCAAATTGATTGTCTTCTATGACTCCAACGACATTTCTCTAGACGGCCCAACTGACAAGGCCTTCACCGAAGACAATAAGGGCCGGTTCGAAGCTTACGGCTGGCAACATATTCTAGTGGAAGATGGCCGTGACTTAGAAGCCATTTCCAAAGCCGTGGAAGCAGCCAAAGCTGAAACCAATAAACCAACCCTCATCCAAGTCAAAACCGTGATCGGTTACGGTTCTGAAAATGAAGGCACTTCCGCAACACACGGGAACCCAATTGGTGAAGAAGACCGGGCTCACGCTGCCCAAGTTTACGGTTGGAACCATGAAGCCTTTGATATTCCTCAAGAAGTTTACAATCGCTTCCAAGAACGGGTCGCTGACCGTGGAGCTCAGGCGCAAGCAGACTGGCAAGAAGAATTCAAGGCCTATGAAGCCGACTATGCGGACTTAGCTGCCCAATATCAACGCGCCTATGCCGGTGAATTACCCGCTGACTGGGCGGACTGCCTGCCTAGCTATGACGTTAACGATGAGGCTATGGCTTCGCGGAAAACCAGCCAAAAAGCCATCCAAGCCATTGCTCAAACTCTCCCTGAATTCTGGGGCGGGTCTGCGGACTTGAAGTCCTCCAACAATACTTACATTGACGCCGATAGTGACTTTGAAGCTGGAAATTATGCGGGTCGTAACATTTGGTATGGTGTCCGTGAGTTTGGCATGGGTGCTGCCATGAACGGGATTCGTTTACACGGCGGGTCGATTCCTTATGCCGGAACCTTCTTTGTCTTCTCGGACTATCTCCGGGCAGCTATGCGGGTAGCGGCATTATCCCACTTACCTTCAACCTTTGTCTTTACCCATGACTCCATTGCCGTTGGAGAAGATGGACCAACCCATGAACCGATTGAACAGTTAGCGGCTTTCAGAGCCATGCCAAATATCAACACCATCCGCCCAGCTGACGGTAACGAAGTCTCTGCGGCTTGGAAGCTCGCTATCGAGGCTAAAGATACGCCAACAGTTCTGGCCCTGTCCCGGCAAAACCTCCCTGTGCTCAAAGGCACCGCTGATAAAGCTATGGAAGGGGTCGCTCGAGGCGCCTATGTCTTATCCGATGCCCAAGGGGATACCCCAGACGGTATCTTGATTGCCACCGGTTCAGAAGTGAACTTAGCCCTGGAAGCTCAGGCCGAACTGGCTAAGGACGGTATCGACGTCCGTGTGGTTTCCATGCCTTGTCAAGAGCTCTTCGACCAAGAAGACCAAGCTTATAAGGAAAGTGTTCTCCCAAGTGAAGTCAAAAACCGGATGGCCATCGAAATGGCTGCTACATTTGGTTGGGAACGCTATGTCGGCGACCAAGGCGTCGTGCTTGGCTTAGACCGCTATGGCCAATCAGGTAAGGGCGGCCAAGTCATGGAAGCTTTAGGCTTTAACCTGGACAATGTCGTAAAAACCTACAAAAACGCCTTTTAA
- a CDS encoding flavocytochrome c: MVDIKDAYDVIIIGSGGAGMTAAITAHDLGLETVIFEKTEKIGGNTNKASSGMNASESSYQEEAGIEDKREDFFEETLKGGHGTNQQDLLHYFVDHSAQAIDWLADLGIVLDNLTITGGMSKPRTHRPHDGSAVGGYLVKGLKANVDKRQIPVITQADVQEILVDQGQVKGVKVEIDDQVREIKSQAVIIASGGFGANAKLVEEARPELAGYVTTSGPGITGDGILMAQAAGAGTVDMDQIQVHPTVHQDQGILIGEAVRGEGAILVDSQGQRFTNELGTRDVVSQAITDLPDHKARLIFDQGVRDRAKAIEFYAAKGYVTDGDGLTELAEKIGLPADKLVQTVADYNQGIAEEKDEFGRTTGLHALDQAPYYAIEIAPGVHYTMGGLSIDQEGHVLKADGSGSIPGLYACGEVVGGLHGSNRIGGNSIGEIIVFGRLAGQKAAEAVKN, translated from the coding sequence ATGGTAGATATAAAAGATGCATACGATGTGATTATTATCGGTTCCGGGGGCGCAGGGATGACCGCTGCTATTACCGCCCATGACCTGGGACTAGAGACCGTCATTTTTGAAAAAACGGAAAAAATTGGTGGTAATACCAACAAGGCCTCCAGTGGCATGAATGCTAGTGAAAGCAGTTATCAGGAGGAGGCTGGTATTGAAGATAAGCGGGAAGATTTCTTTGAGGAAACCCTTAAAGGGGGACACGGGACCAATCAGCAAGACCTGCTTCATTATTTTGTCGATCATTCGGCCCAAGCCATTGATTGGTTGGCTGATTTAGGGATTGTGTTGGATAATTTAACCATTACTGGCGGCATGTCCAAGCCTCGGACCCACCGCCCCCACGATGGGTCGGCTGTGGGTGGCTACCTGGTTAAAGGTTTGAAAGCCAATGTGGACAAGCGGCAAATTCCTGTCATTACCCAGGCTGACGTCCAAGAGATTTTAGTCGATCAAGGCCAAGTGAAAGGGGTTAAGGTTGAAATCGACGATCAAGTCCGTGAGATCAAGAGTCAGGCGGTCATTATTGCTTCCGGCGGTTTTGGCGCTAATGCCAAATTAGTGGAGGAGGCCCGTCCGGAACTCGCCGGTTATGTGACCACTTCTGGACCAGGAATTACGGGCGACGGTATTCTGATGGCCCAAGCTGCTGGTGCGGGGACCGTCGACATGGACCAAATCCAAGTCCACCCTACTGTCCACCAAGATCAAGGGATTCTGATCGGAGAAGCGGTCCGCGGCGAAGGGGCCATTCTGGTTGACAGTCAAGGTCAACGTTTTACCAATGAATTGGGGACTCGAGATGTGGTTTCCCAGGCTATTACCGATCTCCCTGACCACAAGGCCCGCTTGATCTTTGACCAAGGGGTGCGTGACCGGGCCAAGGCCATTGAATTCTACGCTGCCAAGGGTTATGTAACTGATGGAGACGGTTTAACTGAATTAGCTGAAAAGATCGGCTTGCCAGCAGACAAACTCGTTCAAACTGTGGCAGACTATAACCAAGGTATCGCTGAAGAAAAAGACGAGTTCGGACGCACAACCGGTTTACATGCCCTTGACCAAGCCCCTTACTACGCCATTGAAATTGCCCCTGGCGTTCACTATACCATGGGTGGTTTAAGCATTGACCAAGAGGGCCACGTTCTCAAAGCAGATGGCAGTGGGTCGATTCCTGGGCTCTATGCCTGCGGTGAAGTCGTGGGTGGCTTGCACGGTTCTAACCGGATCGGCGGTAACTCTATCGGTGAAATTATTGTCTTTGGTCGCTTAGCTGGACAGAAGGCGGCTGAAGCGGTTAAAAATTAA
- the fsa gene encoding fructose-6-phosphate aldolase, whose translation MKFFLDTANIDEIKRINDLGLCDGVTTNPSLINKEGRDFEEVIKDIASTVDGPVSAEVTSYDYEGMVKEARELAAWADNVVVKIPMTEEGLKATHTLSQEGIKTNVTLIFSVSQGLLAAKAGATYISPFIGRIDDMGEDGLRLIAELREVLDIYGLDSQIIAASIRHIGHFEGAALAGAHVATIPGTIFPKLWSHPLTDKGIEGFKKDWDAFTKR comes from the coding sequence ATGAAATTTTTCTTAGACACTGCAAATATTGATGAAATTAAGCGTATTAATGACCTCGGTTTATGTGACGGGGTAACCACTAACCCTTCCTTAATTAATAAAGAAGGCCGTGACTTTGAAGAAGTGATTAAAGATATCGCTTCAACCGTCGACGGACCAGTTTCAGCGGAAGTGACCAGCTATGACTACGAAGGCATGGTCAAAGAAGCCCGCGAATTAGCTGCATGGGCAGACAATGTCGTCGTTAAAATTCCAATGACTGAAGAGGGCTTAAAAGCAACTCATACCCTGTCTCAAGAAGGCATTAAGACTAACGTGACCCTCATCTTCTCGGTTTCTCAAGGTCTCTTAGCTGCCAAAGCCGGAGCCACCTACATTTCTCCATTCATTGGCCGGATCGATGACATGGGCGAAGACGGCCTCCGCTTAATCGCTGAATTACGTGAAGTCTTAGACATCTATGGCCTAGACTCACAAATCATCGCTGCATCCATCCGCCACATCGGCCACTTCGAAGGCGCAGCCCTAGCCGGCGCCCACGTAGCCACCATCCCAGGCACCATCTTCCCTAAACTCTGGAGCCACCCACTCACCGATAAGGGAATCGAAGGCTTTAAAAAAGACTGGGACGCCTTCACGAAAAGATAA
- a CDS encoding TetR/AcrR family transcriptional regulator, whose translation MERQTNSQKKIKAAFIQLTREKGFDSLTVTDIARQACINRGTFYRHYVDKYDLLEQLKADIYKELQKIFLNDMYQEEAHADLIPYQTILKAITYLQENFLLIATLASSNGDPNFMVDVKSIIKELITSRIQKENDFHLSTQDLPMEYAIEVLISSVTSVINLWIQRGGQESPEEVANIIFKAKSLAPKDLLI comes from the coding sequence ATGGAGAGACAAACTAATTCCCAAAAGAAAATTAAAGCCGCTTTTATCCAGCTGACTCGGGAAAAGGGCTTTGACAGTTTAACCGTTACCGACATAGCCCGCCAAGCCTGCATTAACCGGGGAACTTTTTATCGTCACTATGTGGATAAATATGATTTACTAGAACAACTGAAGGCGGATATTTATAAAGAACTCCAGAAAATCTTCCTTAACGACATGTATCAGGAAGAAGCACATGCAGATTTAATCCCCTATCAAACCATTCTGAAGGCCATTACTTACCTCCAGGAAAATTTCCTCTTAATTGCTACCTTGGCCAGTTCCAATGGTGATCCCAACTTTATGGTGGACGTTAAGTCCATTATTAAAGAACTGATCACCAGTCGTATACAAAAAGAAAACGACTTCCACCTATCTACCCAAGACCTGCCTATGGAATACGCCATAGAAGTTCTTATTTCCTCCGTTACCAGCGTCATCAACCTCTGGATCCAACGCGGCGGCCAGGAGAGTCCTGAAGAAGTGGCCAATATTATTTTTAAAGCCAAATCTTTGGCGCCAAAGGATCTATTAATCTAG